A stretch of Bradyrhizobium sp. AZCC 2262 DNA encodes these proteins:
- the hutX gene encoding heme utilization cystosolic carrier protein HutX, whose protein sequence is MLSTELADLKAYMAENPGAVIEDVARQRKVTPRAVLEALPEAMVRIGAGGEFGAAMNDVAQWGEVTLIVHTDDAIFEFTGSIPAGEVGRGYFNLMQPKGLHGHLRHERCAAVAFVERPFMGKSSAFIAFINVDGGIMFKVFVGRDEQRALRGDQLQRFHALAERIASARAA, encoded by the coding sequence ATGTTGAGCACGGAGTTGGCCGACCTCAAGGCGTATATGGCCGAGAATCCGGGCGCGGTGATCGAGGATGTGGCGCGGCAGCGGAAGGTCACGCCGCGCGCCGTACTCGAGGCGCTGCCGGAAGCGATGGTGCGCATCGGCGCCGGCGGCGAGTTTGGCGCTGCCATGAACGATGTCGCGCAATGGGGCGAGGTGACGCTGATCGTCCACACCGACGACGCGATCTTCGAGTTCACGGGCTCGATCCCGGCGGGCGAGGTCGGCCGCGGCTATTTCAACCTGATGCAGCCGAAGGGGCTTCACGGCCATCTCCGGCACGAGCGCTGCGCGGCTGTCGCTTTTGTCGAGCGTCCCTTCATGGGCAAGTCTTCGGCCTTCATCGCCTTCATCAATGTCGACGGCGGCATCATGTTCAAGGTGTTCGTCGGCCGCGACGAACAGCGTGCGTTGCGCGGCGACCAGTTGCAGCGCTTTCATGCGCTTGCCGAGAGGATCGCGTCCGCCCGCGCGGCGTAG
- the exbB gene encoding tonB-system energizer ExbB, which translates to MIRWCGAAGIAALPGTALAATDVALLPRNLSPWNMFVNADVVVQAVMVGLAFASLVTWTIWLAKTIEVRRKTAIARRRLRMLETDTVLAKAEQESRGGSDAVAQIIQSAAREAGLSGGHFDDGLKERVALRLDRVEAEMSRQIARGTGVLATIGATAPFVGLFGTVWGIMNSFIGISEAHTTNLAVVAPGIAEALLATALGLVAAIPAVVIYNHLTRTITAHRALLGDASALVLLLISREGDRGAFHIARAAE; encoded by the coding sequence ATGATCCGTTGGTGTGGCGCGGCCGGCATCGCCGCCTTGCCGGGTACGGCGCTCGCCGCCACCGACGTCGCGCTGCTGCCGCGCAACCTGTCGCCCTGGAACATGTTCGTGAATGCGGACGTCGTGGTGCAGGCGGTCATGGTCGGGCTTGCCTTCGCCTCGCTGGTCACGTGGACGATCTGGCTTGCCAAGACCATTGAAGTCCGCCGCAAGACGGCGATCGCCAGGCGGCGCCTGCGCATGCTGGAAACCGATACGGTGCTGGCAAAAGCCGAACAGGAAAGCCGCGGCGGCAGCGATGCCGTGGCGCAGATCATCCAGTCCGCCGCGCGCGAGGCCGGCCTCTCCGGCGGCCATTTCGACGACGGCCTCAAGGAACGCGTGGCGCTGCGGCTGGATCGGGTCGAGGCCGAAATGTCGCGGCAGATCGCGCGCGGCACCGGCGTGCTCGCCACCATTGGAGCGACGGCGCCGTTCGTTGGCCTGTTCGGCACGGTCTGGGGCATCATGAATTCGTTCATCGGCATCTCCGAAGCCCACACCACCAATCTCGCCGTCGTCGCGCCCGGCATTGCGGAGGCGTTGCTGGCGACCGCGCTCGGTCTCGTGGCGGCGATCCCGGCGGTCGTGATCTACAATCATCTCACCCGCACGATCACGGCCCATCGGGCGCTGCTGGGCGATGCCTCGGCACTGGTGCTGCTCCTGATCAGCCGCGAGGGCGACCGCGGCGCGTTCCATATCGCCCGCGCCGCCGAGTGA
- the exbD gene encoding TonB system transport protein ExbD: MAVKLGNAVGGRARGGGDDLVEAHEINVTPFIDVMLVLLIIFMVAAPLATVDLGVNLPASTVEPSPRPDKPLFVTVKPDLSVAVGEDVIARDALTGALDAATKGEKNERIYVRADKVVSYGDLMEVMNLLRNAGYLKIALVGLDGRS, translated from the coding sequence ATGGCTGTCAAACTGGGTAACGCCGTCGGTGGACGGGCGCGTGGCGGCGGCGACGATCTCGTCGAGGCGCACGAGATCAACGTCACGCCGTTCATCGACGTGATGCTGGTGCTCTTGATCATCTTCATGGTCGCTGCCCCGCTGGCCACCGTCGATCTCGGCGTCAATCTCCCGGCCAGCACCGTCGAGCCGTCGCCGCGCCCGGACAAGCCGTTGTTCGTCACGGTGAAGCCGGATCTTTCGGTTGCGGTCGGCGAGGACGTCATCGCGCGCGACGCGTTGACCGGCGCCCTCGATGCCGCCACCAAGGGAGAGAAGAACGAACGCATCTATGTGCGCGCCGACAAGGTCGTCAGCTATGGCGACCTGATGGAGGTGATGAACCTGTTGCGCAATGCCGGTTACCTCAAGATCGCGCTGGTCGGCCTCGACGGCCGCAGTTGA
- a CDS encoding energy transducer TonB — MNAFALHDVSDQAVIRRWSVSAMAIVAAHAALIALAMNWYTQRPEPGVAMPAIMVDLAPITSSPEAAPMDMTPGPEMQQADASPPEPAAAEAVPEQIAPTPPQEKPEVVAPPEQKQQPTPEKPDPTKIVPEQKPVPVKPKIVRPDAKKPSEAPPAPRTSAPPRAERQAPAASAMSAGAAASAMAAYGQRVRAHLMRFHQYPSGGNGQRGVARLTFTLGRSGQVQSSRLGGSSGVAAFDAQAMAMLRQAAPFPAFPPEVIYATMPFNVPVEFKPR; from the coding sequence ATGAACGCGTTCGCCCTGCATGATGTCTCCGATCAGGCCGTCATCCGGCGCTGGAGCGTTTCGGCGATGGCGATCGTGGCCGCGCATGCCGCGCTGATCGCATTGGCCATGAACTGGTACACCCAGCGGCCCGAGCCTGGCGTGGCGATGCCGGCCATCATGGTCGATCTGGCGCCCATCACGTCGTCGCCGGAGGCGGCGCCGATGGACATGACGCCGGGACCTGAGATGCAGCAGGCGGACGCGTCGCCGCCCGAGCCCGCGGCCGCGGAGGCCGTGCCGGAGCAGATCGCGCCGACCCCGCCGCAGGAGAAGCCGGAAGTCGTTGCGCCGCCGGAGCAGAAGCAACAGCCGACGCCGGAAAAGCCCGACCCGACCAAGATCGTCCCCGAGCAGAAGCCGGTGCCGGTGAAGCCGAAAATCGTCCGGCCAGACGCCAAGAAGCCGTCGGAGGCACCGCCGGCGCCGCGCACCAGCGCGCCGCCGCGTGCCGAACGTCAGGCGCCTGCCGCGTCGGCGATGAGCGCGGGCGCCGCGGCGTCGGCGATGGCGGCCTACGGTCAGCGCGTCCGCGCGCATCTGATGCGCTTCCACCAATATCCATCTGGTGGCAATGGCCAGCGCGGCGTCGCCAGGCTGACCTTCACGCTGGGCCGCAGCGGTCAGGTGCAGTCGAGCCGCCTCGGCGGCTCCTCGGGCGTTGCGGCGTTCGATGCGCAGGCGATGGCGATGCTCCGCCAGGCAGCGCCGTTCCCGGCATTTCCGCCCGAGGTCATCTACGCGACGATGCCCTTCAATGTGCCGGTAGAGTTCAAGCCCCGCTAG
- a CDS encoding carbohydrate ABC transporter permease yields MAWDSRARRVMMIYLPLSCFVLILLFPFYWMAITSFKPNAELLNYKEHNPFWITSPTIAHIKHLLFNTAYPTWLKTTMFVAVGSTTLSLFASTLAAYAIERLRFRGSPYVGLGIYLAYLVPPSILFIPLATVIVQFGLFDSPMALILVYPTFLVPFCTWLLIGYFKSIPYELEECALVDGATRLQILRRITLPLAVPGLISAGIFSFTLSWNEFIYALAFIQSGANKTVPVAILTELVTGDVYQWGALMAGSLLGSLPVALFYSLFVDYYVSSLTGAVKE; encoded by the coding sequence ATGGCGTGGGATTCCCGCGCGCGGCGGGTGATGATGATCTATCTGCCGCTGTCCTGCTTCGTGCTGATCCTGCTGTTCCCATTCTACTGGATGGCGATCACCTCGTTCAAACCGAACGCGGAGCTCTTGAACTACAAGGAGCATAACCCGTTCTGGATCACGTCGCCGACGATCGCGCACATCAAGCATTTGCTGTTCAACACGGCCTATCCGACCTGGCTGAAGACCACGATGTTCGTGGCCGTCGGCTCGACCACCCTGTCGCTGTTTGCCTCCACGCTTGCGGCCTATGCGATCGAGCGGCTGCGCTTCCGCGGCAGTCCCTATGTGGGCTTAGGCATCTACCTCGCCTATCTCGTCCCGCCCTCGATCCTGTTCATTCCGCTGGCCACCGTGATCGTGCAGTTCGGCCTGTTCGACTCACCGATGGCGCTGATCCTGGTGTATCCGACGTTTCTGGTGCCGTTCTGCACCTGGCTCCTGATCGGCTATTTCAAGTCGATCCCGTATGAGCTGGAGGAATGTGCGCTGGTGGACGGCGCCACACGGCTGCAGATCCTGCGGCGGATCACGCTGCCGCTCGCCGTGCCCGGCCTGATCTCGGCCGGCATCTTCTCCTTCACGCTGTCGTGGAACGAGTTCATCTACGCGCTTGCCTTCATCCAGAGCGGCGCCAACAAGACGGTGCCGGTCGCGATCCTGACCGAACTCGTCACCGGCGACGTCTACCAATGGGGCGCGCTGATGGCAGGCTCGCTGCTCGGCTCGCTGCCGGTCGCGCTGTTTTATTCGCTGTTCGTGGATTACTACGTGTCGTCGCTGACGGGCGCGGTGAAGGAGTAA
- a CDS encoding carbohydrate ABC transporter permease, translating into MSVTTLPAHRVALRQPGWIARLFDYKPFLIVMCLAPAIGLLAVFLTYPLGLGVWLAFTDTTIGKRGIFVGLENFQYLWTDPLWWGAVFYSVFYTAVATFGKFALGFWLALLLNNHFPLKSLLRAIVLLPWIVPTVLSALAFWWIYDPQFSIISYLLVDVLHIRSTNIDFLGTPWPARFSLIAANIWRGIPFVAISLLAGLQTISPSLYEAAMLDGASAWQRFRYITFPMMMPILAIVMTFSIIFTFTDFQLVYAITRGGPVNSTHLLATLAFQRGIAGGELGEGAAIAVSMIPFLVFATLFSYFGLARRKWQQGEAND; encoded by the coding sequence ATGTCTGTAACGACTCTACCAGCACACCGCGTGGCGCTCCGGCAACCGGGCTGGATCGCACGGCTGTTCGACTACAAGCCGTTCCTGATCGTGATGTGTCTCGCGCCCGCGATCGGACTGTTGGCGGTGTTTCTCACCTATCCGCTCGGGCTGGGCGTCTGGCTCGCCTTCACCGACACCACCATCGGCAAGCGCGGCATCTTCGTTGGCCTCGAGAATTTCCAGTATCTGTGGACCGATCCCCTGTGGTGGGGCGCGGTGTTCTACAGCGTGTTCTACACCGCGGTCGCGACCTTCGGAAAGTTCGCGCTCGGCTTCTGGCTGGCGTTGCTGCTCAACAACCACTTCCCGCTCAAGAGCCTGTTGCGCGCCATCGTGCTGCTGCCGTGGATCGTGCCGACGGTGCTTTCCGCGCTGGCGTTCTGGTGGATCTACGATCCGCAGTTCTCGATCATCTCCTACCTGCTGGTCGACGTGCTGCACATCCGCTCCACCAATATCGATTTCCTCGGCACGCCGTGGCCGGCGCGCTTCTCGCTGATCGCGGCCAATATCTGGCGCGGCATTCCCTTTGTGGCGATCTCGCTGCTGGCGGGGCTGCAGACCATTTCGCCCTCGCTCTACGAGGCGGCGATGCTGGACGGCGCCAGCGCCTGGCAGCGCTTCCGCTACATCACGTTCCCGATGATGATGCCAATTCTCGCCATCGTGATGACGTTCTCGATCATCTTCACCTTTACGGATTTCCAGCTCGTCTACGCCATCACGCGCGGCGGGCCGGTCAACTCCACGCACCTCCTGGCAACGCTCGCCTTCCAGCGCGGCATCGCCGGCGGCGAGCTCGGCGAGGGTGCGGCGATCGCGGTGTCGATGATCCCGTTCCTCGTGTTCGCGACATTGTTCAGCTACTTCGGCCTCGCGCGCCGCAAATGGCAGCAGGGAGAAGCCAATGACTGA
- a CDS encoding ABC transporter substrate-binding protein: protein MNDITRRDALALGASAAALAVTGASAQTTSAIKAADVPAPKLAIEKGASLRMLRPVRFVQADEDVFRANAAKFTKETGVEVKVDFVGWEDINQQTAVTSNSGAGPDIIIGFSDAPHIYIDKLVELTDVADYLGKRYGGWQPLAQKYGKRNKSDAWIGLPFGATAGPLIYRKSVLQSVGFDKVPEDHAGILDLCRKLQKAGKPAGFALGNARGDGNGFANWVLWSHNASLLDEEGNVVINSKETVAALNWVKELYPTFIAGTPSWNDVSNNRAYSSQEISLTANGVSLYFSLKNDPATKAIADDSEHQLLPKGLAKISPMAGLTLNAMLFKHSPYPNAAKAFLQYMLEKDQYEPWLNANSGYWSQPLAAYAEAKVWSEDPKVKIFKDTMNSTYYDGYQGPISTATGAVNADYVLVQMCAAVATGASTPEAAAAEAEQRCKRYFRRQGR, encoded by the coding sequence ATGAACGACATTACCCGTCGCGATGCGTTGGCTTTGGGCGCATCCGCCGCGGCCCTGGCCGTGACCGGCGCTTCGGCGCAGACCACATCCGCCATCAAGGCGGCCGACGTTCCCGCCCCCAAGCTTGCAATCGAAAAAGGCGCGAGCCTGCGCATGCTGCGCCCGGTGCGCTTTGTGCAAGCCGACGAGGACGTGTTCCGCGCCAATGCCGCCAAATTCACCAAGGAGACCGGGGTCGAGGTCAAGGTCGATTTCGTCGGCTGGGAAGACATCAACCAGCAGACCGCGGTGACCTCGAATTCCGGCGCCGGCCCCGACATCATCATCGGCTTCTCCGATGCGCCGCACATCTACATCGACAAGCTGGTCGAACTGACCGACGTCGCCGACTATCTCGGCAAGCGCTATGGCGGCTGGCAGCCGCTGGCGCAGAAATACGGCAAGCGCAACAAGAGCGACGCTTGGATCGGATTGCCATTCGGCGCCACCGCCGGCCCCCTGATCTACCGCAAATCCGTTCTGCAATCGGTCGGCTTCGACAAGGTTCCGGAAGACCATGCCGGAATTCTGGACCTGTGCCGCAAGCTGCAGAAGGCCGGCAAGCCGGCCGGCTTCGCGCTGGGCAACGCCAGGGGCGACGGCAATGGTTTTGCCAATTGGGTGTTGTGGTCGCACAACGCCTCCCTGCTCGATGAGGAAGGCAACGTCGTCATCAACAGCAAGGAGACCGTCGCCGCGCTGAACTGGGTCAAGGAACTGTACCCGACCTTCATCGCCGGCACGCCGTCGTGGAACGATGTCAGCAACAACCGCGCCTACTCCTCGCAGGAAATCTCGCTGACCGCCAACGGCGTCTCGCTGTACTTCTCGCTGAAGAATGATCCGGCGACCAAGGCCATTGCCGACGACAGCGAGCATCAGCTGCTGCCAAAAGGCCTCGCCAAAATTTCGCCGATGGCGGGCCTGACGCTGAACGCGATGCTGTTCAAGCACAGCCCGTATCCCAACGCCGCAAAGGCATTCCTGCAATACATGCTTGAAAAGGATCAGTACGAGCCGTGGCTCAACGCCAACTCCGGCTATTGGTCCCAGCCGCTCGCGGCTTATGCCGAAGCCAAGGTCTGGTCCGAAGATCCCAAGGTCAAGATCTTCAAGGACACCATGAACAGCACCTATTACGACGGCTACCAGGGCCCGATCTCGACGGCGACCGGAGCGGTCAACGCCGATTACGTGCTGGTGCAGATGTGCGCCGCGGTTGCCACCGGCGCATCTACGCCGGAGGCCGCAGCCGCGGAAGCGGAGCAGCGCTGCAAGCGGTATTTCCGGCGGCAGGGCCGGTAG
- a CDS encoding C-terminal binding protein gives MPKFRVVTPKGASFTVAVGGYDYEKEALDPIGAEIIEAPANEAEFIAAAKTADAIYAKGMPITKAVIDALENCKVITLGSVGVDSVDVKAATARGIPVTNIPDTFIEEVADHAMMLLLAGFRRLVEQDKMVRTGRWSEGRPALLKIPRLMGQTLGFISFGRVARAVAKRAAPFGLRMMAYDPFIQETLMYDHGVIPSTLSEVLSQSDFVSMHAPARPEVHHMLTEKHFRQMKKSVVFINTGRGATVDEESLIKALQEGWIAHAALDVLEKEPASHNNPILSMENVTLTAHVASASARFDEARKRRVGYELSLVLQGMWPVSCVNPSVLQNTALRRWQPVSMDRGPNS, from the coding sequence ATGCCGAAATTCAGGGTGGTGACGCCGAAGGGCGCGAGCTTCACGGTCGCCGTCGGCGGCTACGACTATGAGAAGGAGGCGCTCGATCCGATCGGGGCCGAAATCATCGAGGCGCCGGCCAACGAGGCGGAGTTCATCGCCGCCGCCAAGACCGCGGACGCGATCTACGCCAAGGGCATGCCGATCACGAAAGCGGTCATCGACGCGCTGGAAAACTGCAAGGTGATCACGCTCGGCAGCGTCGGCGTCGACTCGGTCGACGTCAAGGCCGCCACCGCCCGCGGCATTCCCGTCACCAACATCCCCGACACCTTCATCGAGGAAGTCGCCGACCACGCCATGATGCTGCTGCTGGCGGGGTTTCGGCGGCTGGTCGAGCAGGACAAGATGGTGCGCACCGGCCGCTGGTCGGAGGGCCGTCCTGCGCTTCTAAAGATTCCGCGGCTGATGGGCCAGACGCTCGGCTTCATCTCCTTCGGCCGGGTGGCACGCGCGGTCGCCAAGCGCGCGGCGCCGTTCGGCTTGCGCATGATGGCCTACGACCCCTTCATCCAGGAAACGCTGATGTACGATCACGGCGTGATCCCGTCGACGCTGTCGGAAGTGCTGTCACAGTCGGATTTCGTCTCGATGCATGCACCGGCGCGGCCGGAGGTGCATCACATGCTCACTGAGAAGCATTTCCGCCAGATGAAAAAATCCGTCGTCTTCATCAATACCGGCCGCGGCGCCACCGTGGACGAGGAATCGCTGATCAAGGCGCTGCAGGAGGGCTGGATCGCGCATGCGGCGCTCGACGTGCTGGAAAAGGAGCCGGCGTCCCACAACAACCCGATACTTTCGATGGAAAACGTCACCCTGACCGCGCATGTCGCCTCGGCATCGGCACGTTTTGACGAGGCGCGCAAGCGCCGCGTAGGCTACGAATTGTCACTGGTCCTGCAGGGCATGTGGCCGGTAAGCTGCGTCAATCCGTCGGTGCTGCAGAACACCGCGCTCCGCCGCTGGCAGCCCGTCAGCATGGATCGCGGCCCGAATAGCTAG
- a CDS encoding methyl-accepting chemotaxis protein: protein MKLTNLKITPKLGILVGVALLGLCAAGLLAGHLMQREMVNARIDQAKAIVEMGLNLAAGLKKQVDAGEMTKEAALKEFGRRANSMTYDKGAGYLFGTGYDGITILAPDPKQVGTNRMDVVTNGRKLSQELMNGVKANGSILLYYEYMKPGEEKPIRKLGYAVAVPGFDMYLGTGAYLDDLDAKLAPIAWLLGLAILGIAVISGGIAWMIGRSISKPLGELGARMQALADGKLDGEIPGTGRGDEIGAMAATVQIFKDNAVRIRGLEQAEAQTQARAAAERRTAMENIASDFERSVNGIVRSVSTAAAGMQTTAQSMTSTASDASARAATVGAASESSSNNVGTVAAAAEELSSSVTEISRQVARSSEIASKAVGDAERTNATVGALSTGAEKIGEVVKLIHSIAAQTNLLALNATIEAARAGESGRGFAVVASEVKALANQTAKATEEISSQVAAMQASTSEAVASIGGITETIAQMSEITVSISTAIEQQGDATREIARNIQSVAAGSNEISTHIGGVTTAAAATGKAASEVLSNARELDTQSGMLRSAVDEFLVKVRAA, encoded by the coding sequence GTGAAGCTGACAAATCTGAAGATCACCCCCAAGCTCGGTATTCTGGTGGGTGTTGCATTGCTGGGTCTTTGCGCTGCCGGCTTGCTGGCGGGCCATCTGATGCAGCGCGAGATGGTGAACGCGCGCATCGACCAGGCCAAGGCGATTGTCGAAATGGGCCTCAATCTGGCCGCCGGGTTGAAGAAACAAGTCGATGCCGGCGAAATGACCAAGGAAGCCGCGCTGAAGGAATTTGGCCGCCGGGCCAATTCCATGACCTACGACAAGGGCGCCGGCTATTTGTTCGGCACCGGGTACGACGGCATCACGATTCTGGCGCCCGATCCGAAGCAGGTCGGCACCAACCGCATGGATGTCGTGACCAATGGCAGAAAACTGTCTCAGGAATTGATGAACGGCGTGAAGGCCAACGGCTCGATCCTGCTGTACTATGAATATATGAAGCCCGGCGAGGAAAAGCCGATCCGCAAGCTCGGCTACGCCGTCGCGGTCCCCGGCTTTGATATGTATCTCGGCACCGGCGCCTATCTCGACGATCTCGACGCCAAGCTGGCGCCGATCGCGTGGTTGCTCGGCCTTGCGATTCTCGGCATCGCGGTGATCTCGGGCGGCATCGCCTGGATGATCGGCCGCAGCATCTCCAAGCCGCTCGGCGAGCTCGGCGCCCGCATGCAGGCGCTGGCCGACGGCAAGCTCGATGGCGAAATTCCCGGCACCGGCCGCGGCGACGAGATCGGCGCGATGGCCGCAACCGTTCAGATTTTCAAGGACAATGCGGTGCGTATCCGCGGGCTTGAACAGGCGGAGGCGCAGACCCAGGCGCGTGCCGCTGCCGAACGCCGCACAGCGATGGAGAATATCGCCAGCGACTTCGAACGCAGCGTCAACGGTATCGTCCGCTCGGTGTCGACGGCAGCCGCGGGCATGCAGACCACTGCGCAGTCCATGACATCAACCGCGAGTGACGCCAGCGCGCGTGCGGCGACGGTCGGCGCGGCGTCGGAGAGTTCATCGAACAATGTCGGCACCGTTGCCGCCGCGGCGGAAGAGCTTTCCAGTTCGGTCACGGAGATTTCGCGTCAGGTGGCGCGCTCCAGCGAGATCGCGAGCAAAGCGGTCGGTGATGCCGAGCGCACCAATGCGACCGTCGGCGCGCTCTCGACTGGCGCCGAGAAGATCGGCGAAGTGGTGAAGCTGATCCACAGCATCGCAGCTCAAACCAATTTGCTGGCGCTCAACGCCACCATCGAAGCGGCGCGCGCCGGCGAATCCGGCCGCGGCTTTGCGGTCGTGGCGTCGGAAGTGAAGGCGCTCGCCAACCAGACCGCGAAGGCGACCGAGGAAATCTCCTCCCAGGTCGCGGCCATGCAGGCCTCCACCAGCGAGGCCGTGGCCTCGATCGGCGGCATTACCGAAACCATCGCGCAGATGAGCGAGATCACGGTCTCGATTTCGACGGCCATCGAGCAGCAGGGCGACGCGACGCGCGAGATCGCCCGCAACATTCAGTCGGTGGCGGCCGGATCGAACGAGATCTCCACGCATATCGGCGGCGTCACCACGGCGGCGGCGGCGACCGGCAAGGCGGCGTCCGAGGTGCTGTCGAACGCCCGTGAGCTCGACACCCAGTCGGGCATGCTGCGCAGTGCCGTGGATGAGTTTCTCGTCAAAGTGCGGGCGGCGTAA
- a CDS encoding Bug family tripartite tricarboxylate transporter substrate binding protein produces the protein MLATIATASAQAPYPNRNITLVLPFAAGSGTDTTTRLIGKELGVALGVSMVIDNKAGANGSIAASYVARSAPDGYTLFVTTNTTHSANPYLLKNMSYDPVKDFTPIARTGDLPFMLVIHPDIPANSVAELIALAKKEPGKYSYASGSSSAIVSGATFARLAGIDLLHVPYKSSPPALTDVIAGRVSMMFIDVPTGLPHVNAKALKALAVTTKKPSALLPHLPTMDATVKGFDITSWQGYLGPANMPKDIVTRLNTEIRKIIERPDIKNQLAERGMEAFSGPPEEFDAFLKEQLVLWEKLIADAGIEKQ, from the coding sequence ATGCTGGCGACGATCGCCACGGCTTCCGCGCAGGCACCCTACCCGAACCGCAACATCACGCTGGTGCTGCCCTTCGCCGCCGGCAGCGGCACCGACACCACGACGCGCCTGATCGGGAAAGAACTCGGTGTCGCGCTCGGCGTCAGCATGGTGATCGACAACAAGGCGGGCGCCAATGGCTCGATCGCGGCGAGCTATGTCGCCCGCTCCGCGCCCGACGGCTACACGCTGTTCGTGACGACAAACACGACGCATTCGGCAAATCCATACCTGCTGAAGAACATGAGCTACGACCCGGTCAAGGATTTCACGCCGATCGCGCGAACCGGCGACCTGCCGTTCATGCTGGTGATTCACCCGGACATTCCGGCGAATTCGGTGGCCGAACTGATTGCCCTCGCCAAGAAGGAGCCGGGCAAATACTCCTACGCCAGCGGCAGTTCCTCGGCGATCGTGTCGGGCGCGACGTTTGCCCGCCTCGCCGGGATCGATCTGCTTCACGTCCCCTACAAGAGCTCGCCGCCGGCTTTGACCGACGTGATCGCCGGCCGCGTCTCCATGATGTTCATCGACGTCCCGACCGGCCTGCCGCATGTAAACGCAAAGGCGCTGAAAGCGCTTGCGGTCACGACAAAGAAGCCTTCGGCCTTGCTGCCGCATCTGCCCACCATGGACGCCACGGTGAAAGGTTTCGACATCACCTCGTGGCAGGGTTATCTCGGTCCGGCCAATATGCCCAAGGATATCGTCACCAGGCTAAACACGGAAATCCGCAAGATCATTGAGCGGCCAGACATCAAGAACCAGCTCGCCGAGCGCGGCATGGAGGCGTTCTCCGGCCCGCCGGAGGAATTCGACGCCTTCTTGAAGGAGCAGCTCGTGCTCTGGGAGAAGCTGATCGCGGATGCCGGGATCGAGAAGCAGTAA
- a CDS encoding DMT family transporter, protein MTQPAPAPPALDPVRWLNNQPYLLLSLTSLFWAGNIVLARHVAGHVPPLTLSCVRWIGTFLILLPFAWPHLKQDWPVLRAHLPMMLFLSFVGFAYNNAISYWALQYTEALNALLIQSAGPLFVALWSLALFGIRLTGAQLAGITISLAGVLTIILRGDFGALASISLNRGDLMFASSLVSFALYSALIPRRPVTHALSLISFTTCCGALMLVPFSIWEYSTGVTLKLDFISMATLGYAVIFPSTLAYLFFNRGLALIGPNRAAPFFHLVPVFGSAMAILLLGEQLRLFHLVGYALVLAGVVIASRRASAKKA, encoded by the coding sequence ATGACCCAGCCCGCACCAGCGCCGCCTGCCCTCGATCCGGTCCGGTGGCTGAACAACCAGCCTTATCTGTTGCTCAGCCTGACCTCGCTGTTCTGGGCCGGCAACATCGTGCTGGCGCGGCATGTCGCGGGCCATGTGCCGCCCTTGACGCTGTCCTGCGTCCGCTGGATCGGCACCTTTCTGATCCTGCTGCCGTTTGCCTGGCCGCATCTGAAGCAGGACTGGCCGGTGCTGCGGGCCCATCTGCCGATGATGCTGTTTCTTTCGTTCGTCGGGTTCGCCTACAACAATGCGATCTCCTACTGGGCCCTGCAATATACCGAGGCGCTGAACGCGCTGTTGATCCAGTCGGCGGGTCCGCTGTTTGTCGCACTGTGGTCGCTGGCGCTGTTCGGCATCCGCCTCACCGGCGCGCAGCTCGCCGGCATCACCATCTCGCTCGCGGGCGTCTTGACCATCATCCTGCGCGGCGATTTTGGCGCACTCGCCAGCATCAGCCTCAACCGGGGCGACCTGATGTTTGCCAGCTCGCTGGTGTCGTTCGCATTATATTCGGCGCTGATCCCGCGCCGCCCGGTGACGCACGCGCTGTCGCTAATTTCATTCACCACCTGCTGCGGCGCGCTGATGCTGGTGCCGTTCTCGATCTGGGAATATTCGACCGGCGTCACGCTGAAGCTCGACTTCATCTCGATGGCGACGCTGGGCTATGCCGTGATCTTTCCCTCGACGCTGGCCTATTTGTTCTTCAACCGCGGGCTGGCGCTGATCGGGCCGAACCGCGCCGCGCCGTTCTTTCATCTGGTGCCGGTGTTCGGCTCGGCGATGGCGATCCTGCTGCTCGGCGAGCAGCTGCGGTTATTCCATCTGGTGGGCTATGCGCTGGTGCTGGCCGGCGTGGTGATCGCCTCCAGGCGGGCCTCGGCAAAGAAGGCTTGA